The Candidatus Hydrogenedentota bacterium genomic interval GCCGTCAATGAATGTCCGGCCGAACCCGCGCGTGAGACGTTGTCCAACCGCGAGACGTTTGACTGCACTACCGTGCGCAAGTACTCCTACGGCCCCGGTCTGCTGGGGACCTACGTCGCACTGTACGCCGTGGAGCGCGGCGGCCACGCATGGCCCGGTGCGTGCTGGACTCACGGACTCTTTACTCCGGGCCGTCTTTCCAGAGACCTTGACGCAACGGCCGCTATCTGGCAGTTCTGTTCGGCGTTTACGCGCCCAACCGGGTAGAAACGGTCTCCGCCTCCGGGAATCTGCGCGAGCGGTCTTGGGCCACGTGGCGCCTTCAACCCCGCTTTTCTTGACCTGCGGAATGTCTTGGACGTTGGAGGCTATTTTTTATTGACAATCTCGACCGGTATAGTGTATATATTTGGTGAGCAGCAACGTTGCTGTGCGGAATTTGGCGGCAGGGACACAAGCCTGTCCTGCCGGAAAAGCCGCCGCACAGGGAAACGGTGGCCGTGTTTCCTCGGTGGCTAATGAGGCTTAGGCGCGTGCAATTGGCGAGTCCAGACTGTGGCAACATTCTTCCACATCGACTTCGTATCAACGCCAGGCTCAACCAATGGGCCCGTTTTGCCTGTCTTGCTGTACCTCGGGTCGCGAGCGGGAATATAGGGTCTGGCCCGGCCATTGAGGCGGTCCGGTCTAATCTGACATTTGTCTTTACTATAAACTACAGTATCTCGGTCGCTTATACCGGATAATACGTGATTTTTCCGGAGTAATCCGGTGGAGATAGTTATTTTTACCGATGCGCAATTCTGCGGAACAGCATAGACTGAGTAAGGCAGGATTTCGTGGCGTTTCAGTACCTGTTGAGCAGTACTCCCAATTGTTGGGAATCGTCCGTTCGGCACGAAGCGTCGTGCGAATGCCGGGAATGAACCACTGATGGGCTTGGCGGAGACCGGTTCACCGTTTGACCTGAAAATCGTCCCTGCACCCGCCGCGCCGCGCGCGTTTATCAGGTTCATGCTGCAATCCGGTGCAGCGCATATGACCGGCCGGCGGCTCGGCATTCGCGCCTGTTCGTCCACAACGCCTCACCGTTCGCACAGGAATCCCGCCGCATGAAGATTCACGAGTATCAGGCCCGGCAGATTTTGGCGGAACGCGGCATTCCGGTCCCGGAGGGGGATGTTGCGGCGACTCCAGACGATGCGGAACGGATTGCGCGGCGCATCGGCAGGCCGGTCATGGTCAAGGCCCAAGTCCACGCCGGCGGCCGTGGCAAGGCGGGCGGCGTGAAGTACGCCGGTACTCCGGGAGACGCGAAGGCATGCGCGCAGCGAATACTTGGCATGCGGATCAAGGGCCTGGACGTGGGGAAGGTGCTGGTGACGGCGGCGGAGGAAATCGTCAGCGAATCCTATGTTGGTATTGTGCTGGACCGTTCCACGAAGCGGCCGGTAGTCATGGTGTCGCCTGCGGGAGGAGTTGAGATCGAGGAAACAGCCCGCGCGAACCCGGAGAAGGTATACAGACTTCCGGTCGATCCCGTTACTGGCTTGCGCGCGTACCAGGCGCGCAGCCTGGCCGCGAAGCTTTTTCAGGAACCCGCGCAGGCCCGGCAAGCGGCACATATCATCGCAGAGTTGCACAAACTCTTTTGGGACATCGATGCGTCTCTTGTCGAGGTCAACCCGTTGACCTTGAATCCGCGCGGGGAAGTAATCGCCTTGGACGCCAAGATCAATGTCGACGAGAACGGTCTGCACCGGCAGCCGCACATTGCAGCCATGCGCGACCTGAGCGCCGAAGCCCCTGGCGAAGCCGAAGCCCGCGATGCGGACCTCTCGTTTGTCAAGCTGGACGGGACGATCGGGTGCATCGTCAACGGGGCGGGGCTGGCCATGGCCACCATGGACCTCGTGAAGCGCTATGGCGCCGAGCCTGCAAACTTCCTGGATATCGGCGGATCGTCCAATCCAGAGAAAGTGGTCGCGGCGATGAAGATTATCCTGTCCGACCCGAATGTCCAGGCAATCCTGATCAACATCTTCGGCGGAATCACCCGCTGCGATGATGTGGCCAGGGGCATCGTGACGGCGTTCGAAGCACTGCGCCCGAATGTGCCGGTCGTGGTCCGTCTTACGGGCACGAACGAGAGAGAGGCGGGGGCTATTCTCCGCGAGATGAACCTCCCTTGCGCGGATTCGCTCGATGCGGTTGTTCAGAAAGCCATCGCGCTGGCGCAGGCGCCGGCGGCGGTATAGGAGCAGCGCGGCATGGCCATCTTCATCGGCAAGCACACGAAAGTCATTGTACAGGGTATTACCGGGCGCGACGGCTCTTTCCACGCGCAGCAGATGAAAGCGTACGGCACGCAGGTGGCCGGCGGCGTCACTCCGGGCAAGGGCGGCGCCGATGTCTCCGGGATGCCCGTTTTCGACAGCGTCGAGGAAGCGGTCAGTGCGTCCGGGGTGGATACTTCGGTCATCTACGTTCCCCCGGCGTTCGCCGTGGATGCGATCTATGAGGCCGTGGACGCGGGGATTCGCCTCGTCGTGTGCATCACGGAGGGAATTCCCGCCAGCGATATGATGAAGGTCTGCCCCTACGTTCAAGCGCGCGGCGCACGGCTTGTTGGTCCCAACTGCCCGGGCCTCATCACGCCCGGCGAATGCAAGGTCGGCATCCTGCCCGGGTCCATCGTGAAGAAGGGAGATATCGGCGTCGTGTCGCGTTCCGGCACGCTTACGTATGAAGCCATCTGGGCGCTGACACGCGCGGGCATGGGCCAGACCACGTGCATTGGCATCGGCGGAGACCCCGTGACCGGCACCAGCTTCGTCGATTGTCTCGACGCGTTTGAGCGTGACCCGGCCACCGCGGCGGTGGTCTTGATCGGCGAAATTGGCGGCGCGGACGAAGAGACGGCGGCGGCATTCATCCGGTCGTCGATGTCGAAGCCCGTCGCGGCTTTTGTCGCGGGGCGCACCGCGCCGCCGGGCAAGCGCATGGGCCACGCAGGCGCGATCATCCTGGGCGGCGCGGGCACGGCGGAGGCGAAGATCGCCGCGCTCCAGGACGCGGGCGTGGCCGTGGCTGAGTCGCCGGCCGAGTTGCCCGGGCTCTTGCATCAAGCGATGCGCGCTCATCGGAAAACGGCCGTATGAGCCGCCTGAGCAAACCGGAGGAAACCATGGAAAGTGAATCAAGGAAGGCATTCTATGAGCGACATGCAGGTTGTTGCTGAGACCTCGATCGACACGGCCAGAAAGAGCAAATACGATTACTCGCAAGGGCCCTCGCCCGTAAGTATCAACCTGAGCTGGTGCAAGACCTGTAATATCTGCATCGCGCTCTGTCCGAAGAAGGTTTTCGAAGCCGACCGCATGGGAAAACCGGTGCTCGCGCGGCCCCATGATTGCACGCAGTGCGCCATCTGCTGGATGCACTGTCCCGATTTTGCCATCACCTCGAATTACCGGTAACACACGGCGGACGCATCCGGAAAGAAGGACCGAATGACTGCTGCTAAGCGCAAACTGATGCTCGGCAACGAGGCTTGTGTACACGGCGCCCTCTATGCGGGATTGGATTTCTATGCCGGCTACCCGATCACGCCCTCTACGGAAGTGACGGAGGGATGCGCCCGTCAGTTACCC includes:
- the sucD gene encoding succinate--CoA ligase subunit alpha; the protein is MAIFIGKHTKVIVQGITGRDGSFHAQQMKAYGTQVAGGVTPGKGGADVSGMPVFDSVEEAVSASGVDTSVIYVPPAFAVDAIYEAVDAGIRLVVCITEGIPASDMMKVCPYVQARGARLVGPNCPGLITPGECKVGILPGSIVKKGDIGVVSRSGTLTYEAIWALTRAGMGQTTCIGIGGDPVTGTSFVDCLDAFERDPATAAVVLIGEIGGADEETAAAFIRSSMSKPVAAFVAGRTAPPGKRMGHAGAIILGGAGTAEAKIAALQDAGVAVAESPAELPGLLHQAMRAHRKTAV
- a CDS encoding 4Fe-4S ferredoxin, encoding MQVVAETSIDTARKSKYDYSQGPSPVSINLSWCKTCNICIALCPKKVFEADRMGKPVLARPHDCTQCAICWMHCPDFAITSNYR
- the sucC gene encoding ADP-forming succinate--CoA ligase subunit beta — encoded protein: MKIHEYQARQILAERGIPVPEGDVAATPDDAERIARRIGRPVMVKAQVHAGGRGKAGGVKYAGTPGDAKACAQRILGMRIKGLDVGKVLVTAAEEIVSESYVGIVLDRSTKRPVVMVSPAGGVEIEETARANPEKVYRLPVDPVTGLRAYQARSLAAKLFQEPAQARQAAHIIAELHKLFWDIDASLVEVNPLTLNPRGEVIALDAKINVDENGLHRQPHIAAMRDLSAEAPGEAEARDADLSFVKLDGTIGCIVNGAGLAMATMDLVKRYGAEPANFLDIGGSSNPEKVVAAMKIILSDPNVQAILINIFGGITRCDDVARGIVTAFEALRPNVPVVVRLTGTNEREAGAILREMNLPCADSLDAVVQKAIALAQAPAAV